A section of the Pedobacter sp. HDW13 genome encodes:
- a CDS encoding pyruvate dehydrogenase complex dihydrolipoamide acetyltransferase, giving the protein MADVIKMPKMSDTMTEGVLAKWHKKVGDKVKSGDVLAEVETDKATMDMESYWDGTLLYVGVEEGQAVPVDAIMAVIGKEGEDYKAALAAEQSAEAPKAESEAPKAEAPKEEAAPAQGGGLSEEELAAKGVTVIRMPLLSDTMTEGVIAEWHKKVGDKVKDDDVLADVETDKATMEVMGYATGTLLHIGVEKGSAAKVNGIIAIVGPEGTDVSGILAGGTTAPKAAAEAPKEEKLATTAAASSSAPVAESSSSDSRVKASPLAKKIAKDKGIDLSQVSGSAEGGRIIKKDIENFKPSAAPQAEAPKAGSAPVAAPVIPTFVGEVKFTEAPVSQMRKVIAKRLAESLFTAPHFYLTISIDMDNAMAARTAINAVAPVKVSFNDIVIKAVAVALKKHPAVNSSWGGDKIRFNEHTNIGVAMAVEDGLLVPVVRFADGKSLSHISAEVKDFGAKAKKLQPADWEGSTFTVSNLGMFGIDEFTSIINSPDGAILSVGAIQAVPVVKNGAVVPGNVMKLTLGCDHRVVDGATGAAFLQTLKGLLEEPIRLLA; this is encoded by the coding sequence ATGGCTGATGTAATTAAAATGCCCAAAATGAGCGACACCATGACCGAAGGGGTTTTGGCGAAGTGGCATAAAAAAGTGGGCGATAAAGTGAAAAGCGGCGATGTTTTGGCAGAAGTAGAAACTGACAAGGCAACAATGGATATGGAATCTTATTGGGATGGCACCCTTTTATACGTCGGTGTAGAAGAAGGTCAGGCTGTTCCTGTTGATGCCATCATGGCCGTTATTGGTAAAGAAGGTGAAGATTATAAAGCAGCTTTAGCTGCTGAGCAAAGTGCCGAAGCCCCTAAAGCAGAAAGCGAAGCTCCAAAAGCTGAAGCACCAAAAGAAGAAGCCGCTCCTGCTCAGGGTGGTGGATTAAGCGAAGAAGAATTAGCAGCAAAAGGTGTAACGGTAATCCGTATGCCTTTGTTAAGCGATACCATGACTGAAGGCGTAATTGCTGAATGGCATAAAAAAGTTGGTGATAAAGTAAAAGATGATGATGTTTTAGCTGATGTAGAAACCGATAAGGCAACTATGGAGGTTATGGGTTATGCAACCGGTACTTTATTACACATCGGTGTTGAAAAAGGTTCGGCAGCAAAAGTTAACGGCATTATTGCTATTGTTGGCCCTGAAGGTACTGATGTTAGCGGTATTTTAGCTGGCGGTACTACTGCGCCAAAAGCTGCCGCTGAAGCTCCGAAAGAAGAAAAACTAGCAACAACTGCTGCTGCTAGTTCATCTGCACCAGTTGCCGAAAGTTCATCATCTGATAGCCGCGTTAAAGCATCTCCGTTAGCGAAGAAAATCGCTAAAGATAAAGGAATCGATTTATCGCAGGTTTCGGGTAGTGCTGAAGGTGGCCGTATCATTAAAAAAGATATCGAAAACTTCAAACCATCGGCTGCTCCTCAGGCAGAAGCTCCGAAGGCAGGAAGTGCACCAGTTGCAGCGCCAGTAATTCCAACTTTTGTTGGTGAAGTTAAATTTACTGAAGCACCTGTTTCGCAAATGCGTAAAGTTATTGCAAAACGTTTAGCTGAAAGCTTATTTACTGCTCCACACTTCTATTTAACAATAAGCATTGACATGGATAACGCAATGGCTGCACGTACGGCAATCAATGCAGTTGCTCCAGTTAAAGTTTCTTTCAACGATATCGTTATTAAAGCGGTAGCTGTTGCATTGAAAAAACACCCAGCTGTTAACTCATCATGGGGTGGCGATAAAATCCGTTTCAACGAGCACACCAACATTGGTGTAGCTATGGCTGTTGAAGATGGTTTATTGGTACCTGTTGTGCGTTTTGCAGATGGTAAATCTTTATCACATATCTCTGCAGAAGTTAAAGATTTTGGTGCTAAAGCTAAAAAATTACAACCGGCGGATTGGGAAGGTTCTACTTTCACCGTTTCGAACTTAGGTATGTTTGGTATTGATGAGTTTACCTCAATTATCAACTCTCCTGATGGTGCAATTTTATCAGTTGGTGCTATCCAAGCCGTTCCTGTTGTTAAAAATGGTGCTGTTGTTCCAGGCAACGTAATGAAGTTAACTTTAGGTTGCGATCACCGTGTGGTTGATGGTGCAACCGGAGCAGCTTTCTTACAAACTTTAAAAGGTTTATTGGAAGAGCCAATCAGATTATTAGCATAA
- a CDS encoding metal-dependent hydrolase has product MKYTYYGQSCFLLETASKKLLFDPFISHNPLAKNIDIKAIEADYILVSHGHGDHVADLVALAKQTQATVIAMPEVTDWATKQGVEKVHGMNFGKFTFDWGTVRMVPATHSSGLPDGSYGGNPAGFVLEADGKQIYFAGDTGLTIEMKVLADIYNLDYAILPIGGNYTMDVDDALVATKYFDCDKVIGVHYNTFPVIEIDTAVALDKFKRENKTLLLPEIGETIIL; this is encoded by the coding sequence ATGAAATACACATATTACGGCCAATCGTGTTTTTTGCTCGAAACGGCAAGCAAAAAACTCTTATTCGATCCTTTTATTTCGCACAATCCACTGGCCAAAAACATCGATATTAAGGCTATTGAAGCCGATTACATATTGGTAAGCCATGGTCACGGCGATCATGTAGCCGATCTGGTTGCTTTAGCAAAACAAACCCAGGCAACTGTAATTGCTATGCCTGAAGTAACCGACTGGGCGACCAAACAAGGCGTAGAAAAAGTACACGGAATGAACTTTGGCAAGTTTACTTTTGATTGGGGAACAGTGCGCATGGTACCTGCTACACATTCTTCAGGCCTGCCCGATGGAAGTTATGGCGGTAACCCTGCAGGCTTTGTTTTAGAAGCAGATGGTAAACAAATCTATTTTGCCGGCGATACCGGCCTAACCATTGAAATGAAGGTTTTAGCCGACATTTACAATTTAGATTATGCCATTTTACCAATTGGCGGCAACTATACCATGGATGTAGATGATGCATTGGTTGCTACCAAATATTTCGATTGCGACAAGGTAATTGGGGTACATTACAATACCTTTCCGGTAATTGAGATTGATACAGCTGTAGCTTTGGATAAGTTTAAACGCGAAAATAAAACCTTATTGTTGCCAGAGATTGGTGAAACGATAATATTGTAA
- a CDS encoding serine hydrolase, which yields MNFRYICSALALSVTLLTACSSKKSEEKKAAEKKIRTKDDDKADSLLLVYNPQKGDKWIADFVDNLHRKFGFNGNMLVAKDGKILYEKAVGWADYLHRDSLTINSEFELASITKTFTGTAIMQLVEAGKLSLNDDVKKFYPNFPYDGITVKLLLSHRSGMMNYVYFIDDIWRKEKRNMKKGVTNQEVMNVIAERKPNPYTKPDNRFHYNNSNFMVLGAIIEKVTGQRYSQYMMEHVFKPAGLKHTHVYSTTEYEKIPVDVVGHDRNSFRYSVAQNFLDGPVGDKGIYSTVHDLVLFDKYLKNGRLLTKKSLDSAYVGRNKPINGHFNYGYGWRMFDGENMDKVVYHTGWWHGFRHIYVRDLNKNIVIIFLGNLTNGSLMHLDELYKHFNMPVIRKGAYHGNGSLPGSDED from the coding sequence ATGAATTTTCGATATATATGTTCCGCATTAGCCCTCTCCGTAACTTTACTAACTGCCTGCTCAAGCAAAAAATCTGAAGAGAAGAAGGCCGCCGAAAAAAAAATACGCACAAAAGACGACGACAAAGCCGATAGCCTGTTATTAGTTTACAATCCACAAAAAGGGGACAAGTGGATTGCTGATTTTGTAGATAACCTGCACAGAAAATTCGGTTTCAACGGCAATATGCTGGTGGCTAAAGATGGTAAAATCCTTTACGAAAAAGCCGTTGGCTGGGCCGATTACCTGCACCGCGATAGCTTAACCATTAACTCAGAATTTGAGCTGGCTTCTATTACTAAAACGTTTACAGGTACCGCAATCATGCAATTGGTAGAGGCCGGTAAACTTTCGTTAAACGATGATGTTAAAAAATTCTACCCCAACTTTCCTTATGATGGCATCACAGTAAAACTCCTGCTTTCGCATCGCAGCGGCATGATGAACTATGTGTATTTCATTGATGATATCTGGCGCAAAGAAAAACGTAACATGAAAAAAGGTGTAACCAACCAGGAAGTAATGAATGTAATTGCCGAAAGGAAACCTAATCCATACACCAAACCCGATAACCGTTTCCACTATAACAACTCCAACTTTATGGTACTGGGTGCCATTATTGAAAAAGTTACCGGTCAGCGCTATTCGCAATACATGATGGAACATGTATTTAAACCTGCAGGCTTAAAACATACCCATGTCTATAGCACTACTGAATACGAAAAAATACCAGTTGATGTGGTTGGCCATGACCGCAATAGCTTTAGATATTCTGTGGCGCAAAACTTTTTGGACGGTCCGGTTGGAGATAAAGGCATTTACAGCACGGTACACGATTTGGTATTATTTGATAAATACCTGAAAAATGGAAGATTACTCACCAAAAAGAGTCTCGATTCGGCCTATGTAGGTCGCAATAAACCTATAAACGGTCACTTTAACTACGGTTATGGCTGGAGAATGTTCGACGGTGAAAATATGGATAAAGTGGTTTATCACACGGGATGGTGGCACGGTTTTCGCCACATTTACGTTAGAGATTTAAATAAGAATATTGTTATTATATTTTTAGGTAATTTAACTAATGGTAGTTTAATGCATTTGGATGAGCTATACAAGCATTTTAATATGCCTGTTATACGTAAAGGAGCTTACCATGGTAATGGAAGTTTACCGGGCTCTGATGAAGATTAA
- a CDS encoding GNAT family N-acetyltransferase has protein sequence MFAPATLHTDRFLLRQFSADDLPFVFEGLSHPEVIRYYGVNYSTLEETNNQLIWFREIQENETGMWWAICDKTTLSLLGAIGFNDLSKSDQKAEIGFWLLPEYWGLGIIKEAASAVFGYASKVLNLAKIVALVETENNNSKKLVKKLDFIYQETLWNCEIKNDNPISLEIYEKIISE, from the coding sequence ATGTTTGCACCGGCTACATTACATACCGACAGGTTTTTACTGAGGCAATTTTCTGCTGATGACCTGCCATTTGTTTTTGAAGGATTATCGCACCCCGAAGTAATCCGTTATTATGGTGTAAATTATTCTACCCTTGAGGAAACCAACAATCAACTCATCTGGTTTCGTGAGATTCAGGAAAATGAAACGGGTATGTGGTGGGCAATCTGTGATAAAACAACGCTGAGTTTATTGGGCGCCATCGGATTTAATGATTTAAGCAAATCTGATCAAAAGGCCGAAATAGGTTTCTGGTTATTGCCTGAATATTGGGGTCTGGGCATAATAAAGGAAGCAGCCTCTGCAGTGTTTGGTTATGCATCGAAAGTGTTAAACCTGGCGAAGATTGTAGCGTTGGTTGAAACAGAGAATAATAACAGTAAAAAACTAGTGAAAAAGCTTGACTTTATTTATCAGGAAACTTTATGGAATTGCGAGATTAAAAATGATAATCCCATCAGTTTAGAGATTTATGAAAAGATAATTTCTGAATAG
- a CDS encoding energy transducer TonB: MAQKSDTLITYNFNGIPTKRISKATSTYKIFKKDSTTWIRITSDKNFVITKRETFSDSLLTVLNGYYLGYKNGKPFIKGIYINNNKSGAWLSYDSTGVALSSEMYLNDELNGPSVFYWPNSSIYSETNYIDNKYVGERKFFYSNGNLAIKEIYNEKSNLTDSSYFDIEGKPTSMNKLQKEPSFPGGMNKLYQFIAKGLKYPELALKERAQERVFLSFIVNELGDLEDITLTRSLNKSLGEEALRIVKTFPKWIPGTLLNKPTRTKYNININFTLSGIGY; encoded by the coding sequence ATGGCTCAAAAAAGTGATACTTTAATTACTTATAACTTTAATGGCATCCCCACAAAAAGGATTAGTAAAGCAACCTCAACATATAAAATATTTAAAAAAGATAGTACGACTTGGATAAGAATAACATCTGACAAAAATTTCGTAATTACGAAAAGAGAAACTTTTTCAGATTCGCTATTAACGGTGCTAAACGGATATTACCTGGGGTATAAAAATGGCAAACCATTTATAAAAGGAATTTATATTAATAACAATAAATCTGGTGCATGGCTTAGCTACGATTCTACGGGTGTTGCATTAAGTTCTGAAATGTATTTGAATGATGAATTGAATGGGCCTTCTGTTTTTTATTGGCCAAATTCTTCAATTTATTCAGAAACAAATTATATTGATAATAAATATGTTGGCGAAAGGAAGTTTTTTTATAGTAATGGCAACCTGGCAATAAAAGAAATTTATAATGAAAAAAGCAATTTAACAGATAGCTCATATTTTGATATCGAAGGAAAGCCAACGTCGATGAATAAACTGCAAAAAGAACCTAGCTTTCCTGGAGGCATGAATAAATTATATCAATTCATTGCAAAGGGCTTAAAATACCCTGAATTAGCTCTGAAGGAAAGGGCTCAGGAGCGAGTTTTTCTCTCTTTTATCGTAAATGAGTTGGGCGATTTGGAAGATATAACACTAACGCGTTCTCTAAATAAAAGCTTAGGTGAAGAGGCGTTGAGGATTGTAAAAACTTTTCCAAAGTGGATTCCGGGTACATTACTGAATAAGCCTACGCGTACAAAATACAACATCAATATAAATTTTACTTTAAGTGGTATCGGGTATTAG
- a CDS encoding cupin domain-containing protein: protein MDKEKLIQEAYLVAHKIEENGNFPNNPVLPLMVYKGTLRLHPDDNEEVIKKVFAQNGYTNAWVDGIFDYHHYHSNTHEVMGVFCGKADVQFGGDHGVCIELDKSDVVIIPAGVAHKKLNSTDDFTVVGAYPNGADYNMKYGRADERPEADEDIAKVKNPDSDPINGSKGHLFECWYNQNCENV from the coding sequence ATGGATAAAGAAAAATTAATACAGGAAGCCTATTTAGTTGCACATAAAATAGAAGAAAACGGAAACTTCCCTAATAATCCGGTTCTTCCTTTAATGGTTTACAAAGGAACCTTGAGGCTCCATCCGGATGACAATGAAGAAGTAATTAAAAAAGTTTTTGCGCAGAACGGATACACCAATGCCTGGGTTGATGGTATTTTTGATTATCACCATTACCATAGCAATACACACGAAGTAATGGGCGTATTTTGTGGTAAGGCCGATGTACAGTTTGGTGGAGACCACGGCGTTTGTATTGAACTCGATAAAAGCGATGTGGTGATTATTCCGGCAGGTGTTGCACATAAAAAACTCAACTCAACCGACGATTTTACTGTTGTGGGTGCCTATCCAAATGGAGCCGATTATAACATGAAATATGGCAGGGCCGATGAGCGCCCAGAGGCTGATGAAGATATTGCGAAAGTAAAAAATCCGGATAGCGACCCGATTAACGGCAGCAAAGGGCATTTATTTGAGTGCTGGTACAATCAAAATTGCGAAAATGTGTAA
- a CDS encoding DUF885 family protein, translating into MKRILLFTACIASLSACKQGTKSDANAENKAFANMCEQYYQDGLKLNPISATYIGDERYDDLLPNDGSQAYIKAYKAFNERYLDSLGKYDRANLNANDKLSFDYLKDQLSISLEGLKYHSEYLPFNQMFALPLTIGQLGSGTGAQPFKTVKNYENWLKRASAFSVWADTAIANFKKGEAEGIVLPKALVVKMIPQMQSMVVNSPEKSLFYGPINSLPADFSAADKQKLTEAYRNAITTVIVPTYKKLADFLQNEYLPKARTSSGWSAMPGGLEWYTYLVKQQTTTNKTPEEIYQTGLKEVARIKGQMDSIKNLVGFKGDLKAFFEYMKTDKKFMPYKTPKEVLAAFEDIHQRMKPNLKKMFDVEPKTPFEIRQTEAFRAASASAEYNQGSADGKRPGIFYVPILDAKTFNTTSGMESLFLHEAIPGHHYQISLTQENKSLPNFRRFGGHNAYVEGWALYCESLGKELGLYQDPYQHMGALGDEMHRAIRLVVDVAIHTKNMTREQAIKYMTDNEAISTEGATAEIERYMGIPAQALGYKTGAMKIRELRTKYEKELGSKFKLSAFHTAVLKDGSFPLSVFEAKMDAWAESQK; encoded by the coding sequence ATGAAGAGAATACTTCTTTTTACAGCCTGCATTGCTTCCTTATCGGCCTGCAAGCAAGGAACCAAATCTGATGCCAACGCAGAAAACAAGGCATTTGCCAACATGTGCGAACAATATTATCAGGATGGTTTAAAACTTAATCCAATCAGCGCAACTTATATTGGAGACGAACGTTATGATGACCTCCTGCCAAACGATGGCTCGCAAGCTTACATTAAAGCATACAAAGCGTTTAACGAACGTTATCTGGATAGCCTGGGTAAATACGACAGGGCAAACCTTAATGCCAATGATAAACTCTCCTTCGATTATCTGAAAGACCAGCTAAGTATCAGTTTAGAAGGTTTAAAATACCATTCAGAATATCTTCCGTTTAACCAAATGTTTGCTTTGCCTTTAACCATTGGTCAACTGGGTTCGGGTACAGGTGCACAACCTTTTAAAACGGTAAAAAATTACGAAAACTGGCTAAAACGTGCCTCAGCCTTCTCGGTTTGGGCAGATACAGCTATTGCCAACTTTAAAAAAGGCGAGGCTGAAGGAATTGTTTTGCCTAAGGCCCTGGTGGTTAAAATGATTCCGCAGATGCAGAGCATGGTAGTAAACAGTCCTGAGAAAAGTTTATTTTATGGCCCCATCAATTCATTGCCTGCTGATTTTTCTGCTGCTGATAAGCAAAAATTAACCGAAGCATATCGTAATGCTATAACCACCGTTATTGTCCCTACGTATAAAAAATTAGCCGATTTTCTTCAAAATGAATACCTGCCAAAAGCGAGGACAAGTTCTGGATGGTCTGCCATGCCAGGCGGTTTAGAGTGGTACACCTATTTGGTAAAACAACAAACCACCACCAATAAAACACCCGAAGAGATCTATCAGACCGGCTTAAAAGAGGTAGCCCGGATAAAAGGACAAATGGATAGCATCAAGAATCTGGTTGGCTTTAAGGGCGATTTAAAGGCCTTTTTCGAATACATGAAAACAGATAAAAAATTCATGCCCTACAAAACGCCAAAAGAGGTATTGGCAGCTTTTGAAGACATTCATCAGCGCATGAAACCCAATTTGAAAAAGATGTTTGATGTGGAGCCTAAAACACCGTTCGAAATCCGTCAAACAGAGGCTTTCAGGGCAGCGTCGGCCAGTGCTGAGTACAATCAGGGCTCGGCAGATGGAAAACGTCCGGGAATCTTTTATGTTCCGATTTTAGATGCCAAAACATTCAATACTACTTCAGGTATGGAATCACTGTTTCTGCACGAAGCCATTCCTGGTCACCATTATCAGATCTCTTTAACTCAGGAAAATAAATCCTTACCTAATTTCCGCCGTTTTGGAGGCCACAATGCTTATGTAGAAGGCTGGGCACTCTATTGCGAATCGTTAGGAAAAGAATTGGGCTTATATCAGGATCCTTATCAACATATGGGAGCGTTAGGTGACGAAATGCACCGCGCCATTCGCTTAGTGGTTGATGTGGCTATTCACACCAAAAACATGACCCGTGAGCAAGCCATTAAATATATGACCGACAATGAAGCCATTAGTACCGAAGGGGCAACTGCAGAAATTGAACGCTATATGGGTATCCCGGCACAGGCATTGGGTTACAAAACCGGAGCAATGAAAATAAGGGAATTAAGAACCAAATATGAAAAGGAGCTTGGGTCAAAATTCAAATTATCAGCTTTTCATACTGCAGTTTTAAAAGATGGCTCTTTCCCACTTTCCGTTTTCGAAGCTAAGATGGATGCCTGGGCAGAAAGCCAGAAATAA
- a CDS encoding YbaB/EbfC family nucleoid-associated protein, translated as MFDKLFAAQQKAEEIKKRLDTISVYGEVENGAIKITATANKAITGIAIDEDFLKNADKEELEELLLTAINKALISAEQVSAAEMQASAQDMLGGLGGMFGQ; from the coding sequence ATGTTCGATAAATTATTCGCGGCGCAACAAAAAGCCGAAGAAATTAAAAAGCGTTTAGATACCATATCGGTATATGGTGAAGTTGAGAACGGTGCCATTAAAATTACCGCAACAGCAAATAAAGCCATCACAGGCATTGCTATCGACGAGGATTTTTTGAAGAACGCAGATAAAGAAGAGTTAGAAGAACTGCTTCTTACGGCCATTAACAAAGCCTTAATCAGTGCGGAACAGGTGAGTGCAGCAGAAATGCAGGCATCGGCACAAGATATGCTGGGCGGCTTAGGTGGCATGTTCGGACAATAA
- the polA gene encoding DNA polymerase I, producing MKKLFLLDGMALMYRAHFALSKNPRFTSTGINTSAVMGFTNTLLDVLKKEKPTHIAVVFDTEAPTERHTTFEAYKAQRQAMPEDLAAAMPYVVKLITGFNIPVITSDGYEADDIIGTLAKKAEKKGYQVYCMTPDKDFGQLVSENIFIYKPARMGNDMEILGVKEILAKWEIERVDQVIDILGLWGDAVDNIPGIPGIGEKTAKLLIKQYGTMENIIANSHELKGKQRENVENFAEQGLISKKLATILLDVPVELDEVSLELCDPSRDLLDPLFTELEFRTLGRRVFGDEFSVTTAKFQEGTQTDLFGNQSGEVIQYTNTLEEEPAEKLPAKSIENTTHDYQLVDTAEQRAELIKLLLAEKRISFDTETTGTDANMAELVGLSFSVKPGTGYYIPVSAVREEAQAIVDEFRVVLEDENIEKIGQNTKYDILVLKWYGLEVKGKLFDTMLAHYLIDPDTRHGMDVLSENYLGYSPISITKLIGPKGKGQLNMRDVAVIDVVDYAAEDADVTLQLAHVFEPKLTELNAAKLAEEIENPLVYVLADIEKEGVRIDIETLKAYSKELETDIIKFEQNVYDKAGIKFNLASPKQLGEVLFDKLQLDPKAKKTKTGQYQTGEDVLTALASKSDIVQDILDFRQLQKLKSTYVDALPLMVNPKTGRVHTSYNQAVAATGRLSSNNPNLQNIPIRTERGREVRKAFIARDENHILLSADYSQIELRIIAEISKEQNMLDAFNKGIDIHTATAAKVYGVSIEEVDGTQRRNAKAVNFGIIYGQSAFGLSQNLGIPRKEAAEIIEQYFTQYPGIKQYMSDTMNFARENGFVETIMGRRRYLRDINSANQTVRGFAERNAINAPIQGSAADMIKIAMINIHKEMKAQNLKSTMTMQVHDELVFDVLKTEKEAMKAIIQDKMTNAIKLTVPIVVEIGEGDNWLAAH from the coding sequence ATGAAAAAACTCTTTCTTCTAGACGGTATGGCGCTTATGTACAGGGCGCATTTTGCATTAAGTAAAAACCCTCGCTTTACTTCAACAGGAATCAATACCTCGGCAGTAATGGGCTTTACCAATACTTTGCTCGATGTTTTAAAGAAAGAGAAACCAACACATATTGCGGTGGTTTTTGATACCGAAGCCCCTACCGAAAGGCATACCACTTTCGAAGCTTATAAAGCCCAGCGCCAGGCCATGCCCGAAGATTTGGCCGCTGCAATGCCCTATGTAGTTAAATTAATTACTGGTTTTAATATCCCTGTAATTACCTCCGATGGTTATGAGGCCGACGATATTATCGGTACACTGGCCAAAAAAGCGGAGAAAAAAGGTTACCAGGTATACTGTATGACACCTGATAAGGATTTTGGACAATTGGTATCCGAAAATATTTTCATTTACAAGCCTGCACGTATGGGCAACGATATGGAAATACTGGGTGTAAAAGAAATTCTGGCTAAATGGGAAATAGAACGGGTAGATCAGGTTATTGATATTTTGGGCCTGTGGGGCGATGCCGTGGATAACATCCCTGGCATTCCCGGAATTGGAGAAAAAACCGCCAAGCTTTTAATTAAGCAATATGGTACAATGGAAAATATTATTGCCAACTCGCACGAGTTAAAAGGCAAACAACGCGAAAATGTAGAGAACTTTGCCGAACAAGGTCTGATTTCGAAAAAACTGGCTACCATTTTATTGGATGTTCCGGTTGAGTTGGATGAAGTCAGTTTAGAACTTTGCGATCCAAGCCGCGATTTATTAGATCCTTTGTTTACGGAGTTAGAATTCAGAACGCTGGGTCGAAGGGTTTTTGGTGATGAGTTTTCGGTTACTACGGCCAAGTTTCAGGAAGGTACGCAAACTGATTTATTTGGCAACCAGTCTGGAGAGGTAATTCAATATACCAATACCCTTGAAGAAGAACCTGCAGAAAAACTGCCCGCTAAGAGTATAGAAAATACAACGCACGATTATCAGCTGGTTGATACTGCCGAGCAACGTGCTGAATTAATTAAGCTGTTGCTGGCCGAGAAACGGATTTCATTCGATACCGAAACAACTGGTACCGATGCCAATATGGCCGAGCTTGTGGGGCTTTCTTTTTCGGTAAAGCCAGGTACAGGTTACTATATTCCGGTTTCAGCTGTACGCGAAGAAGCACAAGCCATAGTAGATGAGTTTAGGGTTGTGCTGGAAGATGAAAATATTGAAAAAATTGGCCAAAATACCAAATACGATATTTTGGTATTGAAATGGTATGGCCTGGAGGTAAAAGGAAAACTTTTTGATACCATGCTGGCGCACTATTTAATTGATCCGGATACCCGTCATGGGATGGATGTATTATCTGAAAATTACCTGGGCTATTCGCCTATATCCATTACTAAGCTGATTGGACCAAAGGGAAAAGGGCAGCTTAATATGCGCGATGTGGCCGTAATTGATGTGGTTGATTATGCCGCAGAAGATGCTGATGTTACTTTGCAACTGGCGCATGTATTCGAACCGAAATTAACCGAACTGAACGCCGCTAAACTGGCTGAAGAAATTGAAAATCCTTTGGTGTATGTATTGGCCGATATCGAAAAAGAAGGTGTTCGCATCGATATTGAAACCTTAAAGGCTTATTCTAAAGAACTCGAAACCGACATTATTAAATTTGAACAGAATGTTTATGATAAAGCAGGGATTAAATTTAACCTTGCATCGCCAAAACAGCTGGGCGAGGTTTTATTTGATAAACTTCAGCTTGATCCCAAAGCCAAGAAAACCAAAACCGGGCAATATCAAACCGGAGAAGATGTTTTAACAGCTTTAGCAAGTAAAAGCGATATTGTACAGGATATTCTGGATTTCCGCCAGTTGCAGAAGCTTAAATCAACTTATGTTGATGCCTTGCCACTAATGGTTAACCCGAAAACCGGCAGGGTTCACACTTCTTACAACCAGGCTGTAGCAGCAACCGGACGCTTAAGTTCCAACAACCCGAACTTACAGAATATTCCGATCCGCACCGAACGTGGACGGGAAGTGCGCAAGGCTTTTATTGCCCGCGATGAAAACCATATTCTGCTATCTGCCGATTATTCGCAAATCGAATTGCGCATTATTGCCGAAATCAGCAAGGAACAAAATATGCTCGATGCATTTAATAAAGGCATCGATATTCATACCGCTACCGCTGCAAAAGTGTATGGCGTAAGCATCGAAGAAGTAGATGGCACTCAGCGTAGAAATGCGAAGGCGGTAAACTTTGGTATCATTTACGGTCAATCGGCATTTGGTTTGTCGCAAAACCTGGGCATTCCGCGTAAAGAAGCCGCCGAAATTATTGAGCAGTATTTTACGCAATATCCGGGTATTAAACAATATATGAGCGATACCATGAACTTTGCGCGCGAAAATGGTTTTGTTGAAACGATAATGGGCAGAAGGCGCTACTTGAGAGACATTAACTCTGCTAACCAAACTGTAAGAGGATTTGCGGAGCGAAATGCCATTAACGCGCCTATTCAAGGTTCTGCAGCCGATATGATCAAGATTGCCATGATCAATATCCACAAAGAGATGAAGGCACAAAATTTAAAATCGACCATGACCATGCAAGTGCATGATGAGTTGGTTTTTGATGTGTTGAAAACGGAAAAGGAAGCCATGAAAGCTATTATCCAGGATAAAATGACCAATGCCATTAAACTTACGGTACCTATTGTAGTGGAGATTGGCGAAGGTGATAACTGGCTGGCGGCACACTAG